CCGATCGAGGTCCGCTACGGCAACTCGGCGGAGCTGGCGCTGCTGATCAGCGAGGAGGGCGAACGTACCCCGGCGGACGTCTTCTACGCACAGAACCCCGGCGCCGTCGGTTTCCTCGCCGAACGCGACCTGCTGCAACCCCTGTCCGACACGATCCTGGCGACCGTCGATGCGCGCTTCCGCAGCGATCGCGGGCATTGGGTCGGGGTGACCGGCCGCCAACGCGTGCTGGTGTACAACACCGAGCAGGTGGACGACCAACAGCTGCCACGGTCGGTGTTCGACCTGACCCATGAGCGCTACCGCGGACGGGTGGGGGTGGCTCCCACCAACGGTTCGTTCCAGGACTTCGTCAGCGCGATGCAGCAGGTGTACGGCGAGGAACGCACGCTGCAGTGGCTGACCGCGCTGGCGAACAACGAACCCCGGACCTACGGGAACAACAACGCCATCGTCGAGGCGGTGGCGCGCGGCGAGGTCGCCATGGGACTGGTCAACCACTACTACAACCACCGCTGGCTCGACGAGGACCCGACCCTGCCCAGCCGCAACTACGTCTTCCCCGACGGCGACATCGGGGCACTGCTGATCGCCTCCACCGTCAGCGTGGTGTCCGACGATCCACGCGCGCAGCGGTTCGTCGGGTTCCTCGTCTCCGAGGAGGCACAGCGGTACTTCGCCGAGGAGACCTTCGAGTACCCGCTGGCCCGCGGTGTCCAGCCCGCTGCGGATCTGCCACCCCTGGGCAGCCTCACCCTCCCGAAGGTCGACATCGAGGAGCTCGGCGATGAGCTGCGCGCCACGATCGATCTGATCGAGCGCAG
This sequence is a window from Actinomycetota bacterium. Protein-coding genes within it:
- a CDS encoding iron ABC transporter substrate-binding protein, with the protein product MTGATGPRAPGRSPRCLGRRLRLGAAAFLAVGLLAAASSACAGGEDALTIYSGRGRSLVGPLLDRFAQEAGIPIEVRYGNSAELALLISEEGERTPADVFYAQNPGAVGFLAERDLLQPLSDTILATVDARFRSDRGHWVGVTGRQRVLVYNTEQVDDQQLPRSVFDLTHERYRGRVGVAPTNGSFQDFVSAMQQVYGEERTLQWLTALANNEPRTYGNNNAIVEAVARGEVAMGLVNHYYNHRWLDEDPTLPSRNYVFPDGDIGALLIASTVSVVSDDPRAQRFVGFLVSEEAQRYFAEETFEYPLARGVQPAADLPPLGSLTLPKVDIEELGDELRATIDLIERSGLRR